A single Anatilimnocola floriformis DNA region contains:
- a CDS encoding beta strand repeat-containing protein — MLEFFASSLCRAPRQTIATNSQTAAARRRHFLNQFRKSQIEGLEPRDLMAVDSITALNTPFVENFDGMGSAGTAALPSGFRGGADYATGATTATFAYGSTGTGVVTGTSSGGIINWANGVTASSTDRALGFLNTGSYTSPKSFFVAVTNNSGSTITSLNIEWDYEKYRSGSRQYDWTFFHGSTSAATIAETGGNQSYAADAGNATVSNPPLTTAKSVSLTGLSIPAGTVYYLRWTYTGLGGSTNGQGIGIDNLKVTAAGSAAAPNVSPTNTVPAAQTTNEDTPLVFSTANSNVISIADPDAATGTMLLQLSVTNGTLTLGSTTNLAGTGNGTDTLSYTGTLADLNAALQGLSFAPTANFSGNATLTITSNDQGNTGSGGALSDTDTVAITVTPVNDAPTLQNNLGLTVAEGAPATVITGAMLQVNDVDNTAAQLIYTVTALPTNGILTNGVTPLALNGTFTQADIAAGLISYAHNGSETTTDSFTFTVSDGTAGIPATVFPITITPVNDIPTLTTNAGLTVAEGAPATVITNARLLVSDNDNLATALLYTVTLLPTGGTLAKNGTPLAANDTFTQADIDGGLITYAHAGGEAIGDSFTFTVTDGAGGNIPATTFAISITPVNDAPTLTTNAGLTVAEGAAATTITNTQLLVSDVDNTPLQLTYTLGTAPTFGTLSLSGVPLAAAGTFTQADINSGLVKYAHNGSETTADSFTFTVSDGTATIPSTTFNITITPVNDLPVLATNSPLTVAEGAPATTIANTNLLTTDADATAAQLVYTVTLLPTNGVLSLSGSPLLVNQTFTQADINNSLLKYAHNGSETTSDSFTFTVSDGTATLPVSTFNITITPVNDAPTLTNNVLLIVAEGATNIAITSTNLLASDAESPATNLTYTLSSVPANGTLALSGTPLALNGTFTQANINSGLLTYSHSGSETTSDSFMFTVSDGTATLPVSTFNITITPVNDAPVLATNSPLTVAEGAAATTITSANLVVTDADNTAAQLIYTVTSIPANGVLSLSGSALAVNQTFTQADINNSLLKYAHNGSETTSDSFTFTVTDGAVTLPGSTFSIMITAVNDPPTLTNNTSLTVAEGATNAAITSTNLLVSDGDTGAAGLTYTLTAVPANGTLALSGAPLGIGGTFTQANINAGLLTYSHNGSETTSDSFTFTVSDGNSSIAATTFSITVTPVNDTPTLTTNIGLTVAEGAAATTIASSQLAVTDPDATPVQVVYTVTVLPTNGVLSLGGAAVGINGTFTQADINAGLVKYAHNGSETTSDSFTFTVSDSSTGSIPTTIFAITVTPVNDAPVVATNAGLTVSEGAPATVIGSALLNATDVDSNNLTLTYAIVTLPTNGTLSVNGAPLTAAGTFTQAQVNGGQLAYAHNGSETTSDSFSFTVSDGAGGSTLPTIFAIAITAVNDPPVLATNSGLTNVPLNTSVTLTGSNLLTTDADNTATQLVYTVGTAPAGTLTLTGTGVLTAGGTFTQDDINTGKVSYAAPAAGVADSFTFTVSDGTATLPTATFTIGLIAANTSPTIVNNVGLTLAEGATSPISNTLLQVTDAQQSAANLTYTITAIPANGVLLLNSTPLTLNGTFTQADINAGLLSYTHNGSETTGDSFTFTVADGAGGTIPATTFTITITAVNDAPVLAVNTGLTVFEGDAATTITSAQLAVTDVDNGAAQIVFTVLSIPANGTLALSGTALGINATFTQADINNGLVTYAHNGSETTSDTFSFSVTDGNTTIASTPFAITVTPVNDAPVLSVNAGLTVAEGAAATVITSARLAVTDADTPAASITFTVTATPANGTLLRNGTPLAISSTFTQADINNGLLSYTHNGSETTSDAFSFTVSDGAGGTIAATTFAITVTAVNDAPVLAVNTGLTVAEGATATTITTARLQVTDVDTPAAQITYTVTALPANGTLLLNSTQLALNGTFTQADINNGLLKYTHNGSETTSDSFSFTVSDGAGGSISATTLAITVTPVNDAPTIAPQTFAIAENSANGTSVGTVVVVDPDLGDTKSFSITAGNGSGAFAINPTTGQITVANSQLLNFETTPTFSLTVQVTDSGNQSASNTITINLTDVVETVGVSVTPTSGLTTTEAGGVAIFNIVLTSQPTADVTISLGTSDATEGTPSTNSVTFTPLNWNVPQVITITGVDDALVDGDIAYSIITGAAVSTDSAYSGVAVPDVSVTNLDNDTASLPTISDIANQTTLEDTPLLNVPFTVGDAETAAASLTVTTSSSDTTLFPTGSITLGGSGANRTISLSPAANLSGVATITVTVDDGSGGLTSDTFTITVTAVNDAPTLSAIASIPSLPNGSGLQTINLTGITAGGGESQTLTVTAVSSNPALIPNPTITYTSPNSTGSLSFTPVAGQSGTATITVTVTDNGGTANGGVNTITRTFTVTIAPSNTTPNLVAVIPDVENPGKNVLVINGSQSIDLISVVRSGNRTLVVVPLSRVISYFDNSTFDRILINGLAGHDRIILDPLITKPATINGDDGNDIIMSGGGNDVLHGGAGNDFIFARGGNDFVYGDAGVDYLYGEAGNDVILGGAGNDWISGGEGADILNGGEGLDTIFGDGGDDLIISGNFSLATNTSELLAIQAIWTSSQPFNTRITNLASKVNSTTVTSDGKFDWVYTGAGRDWVVDYALMDLLFDFNYSTTSGDKRN; from the coding sequence ATGCTCGAGTTCTTCGCTTCGTCGCTGTGCCGTGCTCCTCGCCAGACTATCGCTACCAATTCACAGACTGCTGCAGCTCGCCGCCGACATTTTTTGAATCAGTTTCGCAAGTCGCAAATCGAAGGATTAGAGCCGCGCGACCTGATGGCAGTGGATTCGATCACTGCGCTGAACACACCGTTTGTGGAGAATTTTGATGGGATGGGATCCGCGGGAACAGCAGCGCTGCCATCTGGATTTCGCGGCGGCGCCGATTACGCGACGGGCGCTACCACCGCCACGTTTGCCTATGGTTCAACGGGCACTGGCGTAGTAACTGGTACTTCCAGCGGCGGCATCATTAACTGGGCGAATGGAGTTACGGCAAGTTCAACCGACCGAGCTTTAGGATTTCTTAATACAGGTTCTTACACGTCGCCGAAGTCGTTCTTTGTGGCAGTGACCAACAATTCGGGCTCCACTATTACTTCGCTGAACATTGAGTGGGATTACGAAAAATATCGGAGCGGTTCGCGGCAGTATGACTGGACGTTTTTCCACGGGAGCACCTCGGCAGCCACTATCGCCGAAACAGGAGGCAACCAGTCGTACGCAGCCGACGCGGGCAATGCTACGGTGAGCAACCCGCCGTTGACGACCGCCAAAAGCGTGTCGCTAACCGGCTTGAGCATTCCAGCCGGCACGGTCTATTACTTGCGGTGGACCTATACGGGCCTAGGTGGGAGCACCAATGGCCAAGGGATCGGCATCGACAATCTCAAAGTCACGGCTGCCGGATCTGCTGCCGCGCCGAATGTTAGTCCCACCAATACCGTGCCTGCGGCTCAAACGACCAACGAAGATACGCCCCTGGTGTTTTCGACCGCGAACAGCAACGTCATCTCGATTGCCGATCCCGATGCGGCCACAGGAACGATGCTGCTGCAGTTGTCGGTTACCAATGGCACTTTGACACTGGGTAGCACGACCAATCTGGCGGGAACCGGCAACGGCACGGACACGCTTTCTTACACCGGCACGTTGGCAGATCTCAACGCCGCGCTGCAAGGGCTGAGTTTTGCTCCCACCGCGAATTTTAGCGGCAACGCGACCCTCACGATCACGAGCAATGATCAGGGAAACACCGGTAGCGGCGGCGCGCTGAGCGACACCGATACTGTGGCGATCACGGTGACACCGGTAAACGATGCCCCGACGTTGCAGAATAATTTGGGATTAACCGTTGCCGAGGGAGCACCAGCCACGGTCATCACCGGCGCGATGCTGCAGGTGAACGACGTCGATAATACCGCAGCGCAACTGATTTACACCGTCACTGCCTTGCCGACGAACGGCATTTTGACGAACGGTGTCACGCCGCTGGCATTGAACGGCACGTTTACGCAGGCCGACATTGCGGCGGGCCTGATTAGCTATGCCCACAACGGCAGCGAGACGACCACCGATTCGTTCACGTTCACGGTGAGTGATGGCACGGCGGGAATTCCAGCCACCGTTTTCCCGATCACGATCACACCTGTCAACGACATCCCGACGCTCACGACTAATGCTGGCCTGACGGTTGCCGAAGGGGCCCCAGCCACGGTAATCACTAATGCTCGGTTGCTCGTAAGCGATAACGACAATCTGGCCACTGCGCTGCTATACACCGTAACTCTGCTACCGACGGGCGGCACGCTCGCGAAGAACGGCACTCCGCTGGCCGCGAACGACACGTTCACGCAGGCCGATATCGATGGCGGTTTGATTACCTACGCACACGCCGGTGGCGAAGCGATCGGCGATTCGTTCACGTTCACGGTGACCGATGGCGCGGGTGGAAATATTCCGGCCACGACCTTTGCTATCTCGATCACGCCCGTCAACGACGCGCCGACGCTCACGACCAACGCCGGCCTGACGGTCGCCGAAGGAGCCGCGGCGACTACCATCACGAACACACAACTGCTGGTCAGCGATGTCGACAACACTCCGCTCCAATTAACTTATACACTCGGCACCGCTCCGACGTTCGGCACGCTTTCTCTCAGCGGCGTGCCGTTAGCCGCCGCCGGCACTTTCACGCAGGCAGATATCAACAGCGGTCTGGTGAAGTACGCCCACAACGGTAGCGAGACGACCGCCGATTCGTTCACGTTCACCGTGAGCGACGGCACCGCGACTATTCCGAGTACGACCTTCAACATCACGATCACGCCCGTCAACGACCTGCCGGTGCTGGCCACCAATTCGCCACTCACCGTTGCCGAGGGGGCTCCGGCCACGACGATTGCCAATACGAACTTGCTGACGACCGACGCCGACGCGACGGCCGCTCAACTTGTTTACACGGTGACGTTGCTTCCGACGAATGGCGTGCTGTCGTTGAGCGGCAGTCCGCTGTTGGTCAATCAAACGTTCACGCAGGCGGACATCAACAACAGCCTGCTGAAGTACGCCCACAACGGCAGCGAGACGACCAGCGATTCGTTCACATTTACGGTGAGCGATGGCACGGCCACGCTTCCAGTCAGCACGTTCAACATCACGATTACACCGGTGAATGATGCGCCAACGTTGACGAACAACGTTCTACTGATCGTGGCCGAAGGGGCGACGAATATCGCGATCACTAGCACCAACTTGCTGGCCAGCGACGCCGAATCGCCAGCGACCAATCTCACCTACACCCTCTCCTCCGTTCCAGCCAACGGCACGCTCGCGCTGAGCGGCACGCCGCTGGCATTGAACGGCACTTTCACACAGGCGAACATCAACTCGGGATTGTTGACCTACAGCCATAGCGGCAGCGAGACGACCAGCGATTCGTTCATGTTCACCGTGAGCGATGGCACGGCCACGCTTCCAGTCAGCACGTTCAACATCACGATTACACCCGTAAATGATGCACCGGTGCTGGCCACCAATTCTCCACTCACGGTAGCTGAAGGAGCCGCGGCCACGACAATTACGAGCGCCAACCTGGTCGTGACCGATGCCGACAACACGGCAGCGCAGTTGATATATACCGTGACCTCGATTCCCGCCAACGGCGTGTTGTCGTTGAGCGGCAGCGCCCTCGCGGTAAACCAAACGTTTACTCAGGCAGACATCAACAACAGCCTGCTGAAGTACGCCCACAATGGCAGCGAGACAACGAGCGACTCGTTCACGTTCACGGTGACCGATGGCGCCGTCACTCTGCCGGGGAGCACGTTCAGCATAATGATCACGGCGGTGAACGATCCGCCGACGCTGACGAACAACACCTCGCTGACTGTTGCTGAAGGCGCTACAAATGCCGCGATTACCAGCACAAATTTGTTGGTGAGCGACGGCGATACAGGCGCGGCTGGTCTCACCTACACCCTCACCGCCGTTCCAGCCAACGGCACGCTCGCGCTCAGCGGCGCGCCGCTCGGCATTGGCGGTACGTTTACGCAAGCCAATATCAATGCGGGGCTGCTCACTTACAGCCACAACGGCAGCGAAACGACCAGCGATTCGTTCACGTTCACCGTCAGCGACGGCAATAGCAGCATCGCTGCCACGACCTTCTCGATCACGGTCACGCCGGTCAACGACACGCCGACGCTAACGACGAACATAGGTTTGACCGTCGCCGAAGGCGCAGCGGCCACCACGATTGCCAGTAGCCAATTGGCGGTGACCGATCCGGATGCGACGCCGGTGCAGGTGGTGTACACAGTGACGGTGCTGCCAACCAATGGCGTGCTCTCGCTCGGCGGTGCAGCCGTCGGCATCAACGGAACGTTCACACAGGCTGATATCAATGCTGGCCTGGTAAAGTATGCCCACAACGGTAGCGAAACGACCAGCGATTCGTTCACGTTCACCGTCAGCGATAGTTCGACCGGTTCGATCCCGACGACGATCTTTGCGATCACGGTCACTCCGGTCAACGACGCTCCCGTTGTGGCGACTAATGCGGGACTGACGGTGAGCGAAGGCGCGCCCGCAACTGTTATCGGCTCGGCGCTGCTCAACGCCACCGATGTCGATAGCAACAATCTCACGCTGACCTACGCCATCGTTACCTTGCCGACGAATGGAACGTTGTCTGTGAACGGCGCGCCACTGACGGCAGCCGGCACGTTCACGCAAGCTCAGGTGAATGGCGGGCAACTCGCCTACGCTCACAATGGCAGCGAAACGACGAGCGATAGCTTTAGTTTCACTGTGAGCGACGGCGCTGGCGGCAGCACGTTGCCAACGATTTTTGCCATCGCGATCACTGCCGTGAATGATCCGCCGGTGCTCGCGACAAACAGTGGCTTGACCAACGTACCGCTCAACACGAGCGTCACGCTGACGGGCAGCAACCTGCTGACGACCGATGCCGACAACACGGCGACCCAACTGGTCTACACCGTGGGAACCGCTCCGGCGGGAACGCTTACGCTCACTGGCACCGGCGTTTTGACTGCCGGCGGCACCTTCACTCAAGATGACATCAACACCGGCAAGGTTTCGTACGCCGCGCCAGCCGCCGGCGTCGCCGATAGCTTCACCTTCACCGTCAGCGACGGCACGGCTACGCTGCCGACAGCGACCTTTACCATTGGACTGATCGCTGCAAATACTTCGCCGACGATCGTCAACAACGTTGGCTTGACGCTCGCCGAAGGTGCGACATCACCGATATCCAATACGCTGCTGCAAGTGACAGATGCTCAGCAATCGGCTGCGAATCTCACCTACACGATCACCGCAATTCCAGCCAACGGCGTACTGTTGCTAAATAGCACGCCGCTGACGCTGAACGGCACGTTCACACAAGCTGATATCAATGCTGGGCTGTTGTCGTACACGCACAACGGCAGCGAAACGACGGGCGACTCGTTTACCTTCACGGTTGCCGACGGCGCGGGTGGAACGATCCCCGCAACAACGTTCACGATTACCATCACGGCGGTGAACGACGCGCCGGTGCTCGCCGTCAATACGGGCCTAACTGTCTTCGAGGGAGATGCAGCAACGACCATCACCAGCGCGCAGTTGGCAGTAACCGATGTCGATAACGGCGCAGCACAGATCGTTTTCACCGTGCTATCGATACCCGCTAACGGCACCTTGGCACTCAGCGGCACGGCGCTCGGAATCAACGCCACGTTCACACAGGCCGACATCAACAATGGCTTGGTCACGTATGCCCACAACGGAAGCGAAACCACCAGCGACACATTCAGTTTCTCGGTGACTGATGGCAACACGACGATCGCTTCCACCCCGTTCGCCATTACGGTCACGCCGGTGAACGATGCGCCGGTGCTCAGTGTGAACGCGGGACTCACGGTAGCCGAAGGTGCTGCCGCCACGGTCATCACCAGCGCTCGCTTGGCGGTGACCGATGCCGATACGCCGGCTGCCTCAATCACCTTTACGGTTACCGCCACTCCCGCGAATGGCACGCTGTTGCGGAATGGCACGCCGCTCGCGATCAGCAGCACCTTCACCCAAGCCGACATCAACAACGGGCTGTTGAGCTACACACACAACGGCAGCGAAACGACCAGCGATGCGTTCAGCTTCACGGTGAGCGACGGCGCTGGCGGCACGATCGCCGCAACAACGTTTGCGATTACCGTCACGGCGGTGAACGACGCGCCGGTGCTCGCGGTCAACACGGGCCTGACGGTCGCCGAAGGCGCGACTGCCACCACCATCACTACCGCTCGCCTGCAAGTGACCGACGTTGATACGCCGGCCGCGCAAATCACCTACACCGTCACCGCGCTCCCCGCCAACGGCACATTGCTGCTCAACAGCACGCAGCTCGCATTGAACGGCACGTTTACACAAGCCGATATCAACAATGGTTTGCTGAAGTACACCCACAACGGCAGCGAGACGACCAGCGATTCGTTCTCGTTCACGGTTTCGGATGGCGCCGGCGGTTCGATCTCGGCGACGACCCTTGCGATCACCGTGACGCCCGTCAACGATGCACCGACCATTGCGCCGCAAACCTTCGCGATTGCTGAAAACAGTGCCAATGGCACGAGTGTGGGGACGGTTGTCGTGGTCGATCCCGACCTTGGCGATACCAAGTCGTTCTCGATCACTGCCGGCAATGGCAGCGGCGCGTTCGCCATTAATCCAACGACCGGCCAAATTACCGTGGCCAACTCGCAACTGCTGAACTTCGAAACGACGCCGACATTTTCGCTGACGGTGCAAGTCACCGATTCCGGCAATCAATCGGCCAGCAATACGATCACCATTAACCTTACTGATGTGGTCGAAACGGTCGGCGTATCGGTGACGCCCACCTCGGGGCTGACCACCACCGAAGCCGGCGGCGTGGCGATCTTCAACATCGTGCTCACCTCGCAACCGACCGCTGACGTCACAATTTCCCTTGGTACGAGCGATGCCACCGAAGGAACTCCCTCCACGAATAGCGTCACCTTCACGCCGCTCAATTGGAATGTTCCGCAGGTCATCACGATCACCGGCGTCGACGATGCCCTGGTTGACGGCGACATCGCTTACTCGATCATCACTGGCGCTGCGGTCAGCACCGATTCGGCCTATTCAGGCGTCGCCGTGCCCGATGTCTCGGTTACAAATCTCGACAACGACACTGCGTCGCTGCCGACGATCAGCGATATCGCCAATCAAACGACCCTCGAAGATACGCCGCTGCTCAACGTGCCGTTCACCGTAGGTGATGCGGAAACAGCCGCGGCATCGCTGACCGTAACTACGAGTTCGAGCGATACCACGCTGTTCCCCACCGGAAGCATCACACTCGGAGGGAGTGGGGCGAATCGCACCATCAGTCTGTCGCCCGCCGCAAATCTTAGCGGCGTCGCAACGATCACGGTGACGGTGGACGACGGGAGTGGTGGCCTGACTTCGGACACATTCACGATTACCGTCACCGCGGTGAACGACGCACCGACTCTCAGCGCGATTGCCAGCATCCCCTCGCTGCCGAATGGCTCGGGTTTGCAAACCATCAATTTGACTGGCATCACGGCTGGTGGCGGCGAGTCGCAGACACTCACCGTGACTGCCGTCTCGAGCAATCCGGCGCTAATCCCGAACCCGACCATTACTTACACATCGCCGAACAGCACGGGATCGCTCAGCTTTACGCCTGTAGCAGGCCAATCGGGCACAGCCACCATCACGGTGACGGTTACCGACAACGGCGGCACGGCGAATGGTGGCGTGAACACAATTACGCGCACCTTCACCGTGACGATTGCTCCCAGCAACACCACGCCCAACCTGGTAGCCGTCATTCCTGATGTGGAAAATCCAGGCAAGAACGTGCTGGTGATCAACGGCAGTCAATCGATTGATTTGATCAGCGTGGTACGGAGCGGCAATCGTACGCTGGTAGTCGTGCCGCTGAGTCGCGTGATCAGCTACTTCGACAACAGCACCTTCGATCGCATTCTGATCAACGGATTGGCCGGCCACGACCGGATCATTCTCGACCCGTTGATCACCAAACCGGCGACGATCAACGGCGATGACGGCAACGACATCATCATGTCTGGCGGTGGCAACGACGTGCTGCATGGCGGCGCTGGCAACGATTTCATCTTTGCTCGCGGCGGCAATGACTTCGTCTACGGCGACGCCGGCGTCGATTATCTCTATGGCGAAGCCGGAAACGATGTCATCCTCGGCGGCGCCGGCAACGACTGGATCTCCGGCGGCGAAGGGGCCGACATTCTAAACGGCGGCGAAGGACTGGACACCATCTTCGGCGACGGCGGCGACGATTTGATTATCAGCGGTAACTTCAGCCTGGCAACGAACACGAGCGAACTGCTCGCGATCCAAGCCATCTGGACTTCCAGCCAGCCGTTCAACACTCGCATTACCAACCTGGCCAGTAAGGTGAATAGCACCACAGTGACCAGCGACGGCAAGTTCGACTGGGTCTACACGGGAGCAGGTCGTGACTGGGTGGTCGACTACGCACTGATGGATTTGCTGTTCGACTTCAACTACAGCACGACGAGCGGTGACAAACGGAACTAA
- a CDS encoding response regulator, which translates to MTTAPVYFLLVDDLEENLVALEALLRREGRVLLRARSGADALELLLQHEVALALVDVQMPGMNGFELAELMRGTERTRRVPIIFLTAGVSDKQRRFQGYEAGAVDFLQKPIDSEILRSKADVFAELYLQRHEAIRQRDEISRLLEEARKNTEALKEADRRKDEFLAMLAHELRNPLAPIRNAIEILRYVGLPTETEKVINILDRQAQQLSRLVDDLLDVSRVSRGKIELRKETLPLAMIVANAVEASRPLINRHKHRLIVNVADEDCLVQGDGARLTQVVMNLLNNAAKYTDDEGTIWLTATCDQQQFSVSVRDNGIGISAEMLPKVFDLFTQVDRTLERTEGGLGIGLTLVKRLVELHQGTVVARSEGHSKGSEFAISIPREKPTISSPQTTVRPTPESAAIARARVLVVDDNRDSAESLVKLLQVLGYEVQVAFDGAQAVNTANHWRPTVIFMDIGLPILNGYEAARQIRSDLGASTILVALTGWGQESDRLQSKHAGFNHHLTKPVEFETLRMLIQQAAE; encoded by the coding sequence ATGACAACTGCGCCTGTGTACTTTTTGCTGGTCGACGATCTTGAGGAAAACCTCGTCGCCTTGGAAGCGCTCCTGCGGCGCGAAGGGCGAGTGCTACTCCGCGCACGCTCTGGCGCCGATGCGCTGGAGTTGCTCTTGCAACATGAAGTTGCTCTAGCTCTGGTCGACGTGCAAATGCCGGGAATGAATGGCTTCGAATTGGCCGAGCTAATGCGTGGCACGGAACGTACGCGACGGGTGCCAATCATTTTTCTCACGGCGGGTGTCTCTGATAAGCAGCGCCGATTCCAGGGCTATGAGGCAGGAGCCGTAGATTTTCTGCAGAAGCCGATTGATTCTGAAATCTTGCGAAGCAAGGCGGACGTCTTTGCTGAACTCTATTTGCAGCGGCATGAGGCCATTCGGCAGCGGGATGAAATCTCCAGGTTATTGGAAGAGGCTCGGAAGAATACCGAAGCACTGAAGGAAGCCGATCGCCGCAAGGATGAATTTCTGGCCATGCTGGCGCATGAACTGCGCAATCCTTTGGCGCCGATTCGCAACGCCATCGAAATCTTGCGTTACGTAGGATTGCCAACGGAAACCGAGAAAGTAATCAACATCCTGGATCGGCAGGCACAGCAATTGAGTCGTCTGGTCGACGACCTCTTGGACGTCTCCCGGGTTAGTCGCGGTAAGATCGAGCTGCGCAAAGAAACGCTGCCGCTGGCGATGATCGTTGCGAATGCCGTCGAAGCCAGTCGCCCTCTCATCAATCGGCACAAGCATCGACTGATCGTCAACGTCGCGGACGAGGATTGCCTGGTTCAGGGTGATGGGGCGAGGCTCACCCAGGTTGTGATGAACTTGCTGAACAACGCAGCCAAGTACACCGACGATGAGGGAACAATTTGGCTGACTGCAACCTGCGATCAGCAGCAATTCAGCGTCAGCGTTCGCGACAACGGCATTGGCATCTCGGCCGAAATGCTGCCGAAGGTGTTTGATCTGTTCACTCAGGTCGATCGCACGCTGGAACGCACCGAAGGAGGCCTCGGAATCGGCCTCACGCTGGTGAAAAGGTTAGTTGAACTTCACCAGGGTACGGTTGTGGCTCGTAGCGAGGGACACAGCAAGGGAAGTGAATTCGCAATCTCGATTCCACGCGAAAAACCGACGATTTCCTCGCCTCAAACGACAGTGCGCCCCACGCCTGAATCCGCAGCTATCGCTCGGGCTCGGGTGCTCGTGGTCGATGACAATCGTGACTCCGCCGAGTCGCTGGTAAAGCTTTTGCAGGTCCTCGGCTACGAGGTGCAGGTGGCATTTGATGGAGCGCAGGCCGTTAACACGGCGAACCATTGGAGGCCGACGGTAATTTTCATGGACATAGGACTGCCAATTCTCAATGGCTATGAAGCTGCCCGGCAAATTCGCAGCGATCTTGGTGCGAGCACGATCCTCGTTGCGCTCACCGGCTGGGGGCAAGAGTCCGATCGACTTCAATCGAAGCATGCCGGCTTCAACCATCACCTGACGAAGCCCGTCGAATTTGAAACGCTGAGGATGCTGATCCAACAAGCTGCCGAGTGA
- a CDS encoding chemotaxis protein CheB produces MPMLLRSSRARPAFTRSMEALEMAEHKPDSVVPRQRFRAIVIGASAGAVEALGAILPKLPAQFPIPVMVVVHIPAESRFSLVDLFQKRCQVKLLEAADKEPIQAGTVYFAPPDYHLLVEKDFHLSLSSEEQVMFSRPSIDVLFETASDAFGTGLCGVILSGANSDGAKGLQAIVQNGGVAVVQLPESARSSAMPEAALLVCPSALVLQLEQIGTFLAQCQVGEQA; encoded by the coding sequence ATGCCAATGCTTTTGCGGAGTTCTCGCGCGAGGCCCGCCTTTACCAGAAGCATGGAGGCCCTGGAAATGGCTGAGCACAAACCAGATTCAGTTGTTCCAAGGCAGCGCTTTCGCGCAATTGTGATTGGCGCGTCGGCTGGCGCCGTCGAAGCGCTGGGCGCAATCTTGCCGAAATTGCCCGCGCAGTTCCCGATTCCGGTGATGGTTGTGGTACATATTCCGGCGGAATCCAGATTTTCGTTGGTCGACCTTTTTCAAAAACGATGCCAGGTGAAACTACTCGAAGCCGCCGACAAAGAGCCCATTCAAGCGGGCACGGTATACTTCGCGCCCCCTGACTATCACTTGCTGGTTGAGAAGGATTTCCATCTGTCGCTCTCGAGCGAGGAGCAAGTCATGTTCTCGCGCCCTTCGATTGATGTACTCTTTGAAACGGCCAGTGACGCGTTTGGCACAGGCTTATGCGGCGTCATCCTTTCCGGTGCGAACAGTGACGGCGCGAAGGGGTTGCAAGCCATTGTTCAGAACGGCGGTGTCGCCGTCGTGCAGTTGCCGGAATCCGCGCGATCGTCCGCGATGCCGGAAGCGGCGCTGCTAGTCTGTCCCAGTGCATTGGTTCTGCAGCTCGAACAAATCGGAACTTTTCTGGCCCAGTGTCAGGTGGGAGAACAAGCATGA
- a CDS encoding CheR family methyltransferase: MQSKTDDIEIRLLLDALFHRYHYDFRGYAMASLKRRLVQAREHFQCESFSQLQDRVLHDPTVLPKMLSYLTVQVSEMFRDPSYFAAIREHVVPHLRTYPSLKVWVAGCSAGEELYSLIILFREEGLEERTIFYGTDINPEAYRKAEAGVYSLDRIALFTKNHQLSGGKSSLSDYYTAAYGAAVFDKSLRARAVFSDHSLVSDAVFAEMHLISCRNVLIYFERALQDRAVGLFKDSLVRRGFLGIGSKESLRFSAHANAFAEFSREARLYQKHGGPGNG; the protein is encoded by the coding sequence GTGCAGAGTAAGACGGACGATATCGAGATTCGGCTGCTGCTGGATGCCCTGTTTCACCGTTATCACTACGATTTTCGTGGCTATGCAATGGCTTCGCTGAAGCGACGCCTGGTGCAGGCTCGCGAGCATTTTCAGTGCGAAAGCTTTTCGCAGCTGCAGGACCGAGTGCTGCATGACCCGACGGTACTGCCGAAGATGCTTTCGTACTTGACGGTCCAGGTCAGCGAGATGTTCCGCGACCCGTCGTACTTCGCTGCCATCCGTGAACACGTCGTTCCTCATCTCCGCACCTACCCTTCTTTGAAAGTTTGGGTTGCGGGCTGCAGCGCCGGCGAAGAACTCTATTCGCTGATCATCTTGTTTCGCGAGGAAGGGCTGGAAGAACGGACAATTTTCTACGGCACGGATATCAATCCGGAGGCATATCGAAAGGCCGAAGCAGGGGTATACAGCCTGGATCGGATCGCCTTGTTCACGAAGAACCATCAGTTATCCGGCGGCAAATCATCGTTGTCGGACTATTACACGGCCGCGTATGGCGCGGCTGTTTTTGATAAGTCACTGCGTGCGCGGGCGGTATTCTCCGATCACAGCCTGGTGAGCGATGCCGTCTTCGCCGAAATGCACCTGATCTCTTGCCGTAATGTGCTGATTTATTTCGAGCGAGCGCTGCAGGACCGCGCGGTGGGCCTGTTCAAGGATTCGCTGGTGCGACGTGGATTTCTCGGCATCGGTTCGAAAGAGAGCCTGCGGTTTTCAGCGCATGCCAATGCTTTTGCGGAGTTCTCGCGCGAGGCCCGCCTTTACCAGAAGCATGGAGGCCCTGGAAATGGCTGA